One stretch of Phaeodactylum tricornutum CCAP 1055/1 chromosome 9, whole genome shotgun sequence DNA includes these proteins:
- a CDS encoding predicted protein encodes EVEVTEKETEEEASDPHKRVYKYFKGLLREWEDDLEKRTDDLKRTVGGRNETKTLKQCKDYIKPLFKLCKNRRLEESLLNNILKIVDDCQAGEFVRAHDTYMDVAIGRAPWPIGVTQVGIHSRTGRAKIESQNVAHVMNSELQRKYLTSIKRLMTFAQTKRTDILHSKKVLN; translated from the coding sequence GAAGTAGAAGTTACGGAGAAAGAgactgaagaagaagccaGTGATCCGCACAAACGTGTTTACAAGTATTTTAAAGGTCTGCTGCGGGAGTGGGAAGATGATTTGGAAAAGCGTACTGATGATTTGAAACGTACGGTTGGTGGTCGGAATGAAACAAAAACGTTAAAGCAATGCAAAGACTACATTAAGCCTCTCTTCAAGCTTTGCAAAAATCGGCGCTTGGAGGAGTCTTTGCTGAACAATATTCTGAAAATCGTGGACGACTGTCAAGCTGGAGAATTTGTACGAGCACATGATACTTACATGGATGTTGCAATTGGGAGAGCACCTTGGCCGATTGGCGTAACGCAGGTTGGCATCCACTCGCGGACGGGGCGCGCCAAGATTGAATCCCAAAATGTTGCTCACGTAATGAATTCCGAGCTCCAACGCAAGTACCTCACCAGTATCAAGCGATTGATGACCTTCGCACAGACCAAACGAACGGACATCCTACATTCCAAGAAAGTTCTGAACTGA
- a CDS encoding predicted protein, with the protein MKKVIKEKEAKERPLTSYFKTVKAALTDCENISIYRASTSLGKRKHNSSVLAEISSTKSHSPSANGGENDTSSVDHEENGIQVEAEKKPVRISHCEEAGTHALPDCLNDACQSSIENKPTTEEKRENLTADAIALKHLPSARIGKNLRCTTSKNLAHHILDRSVHGRQVKVSARNISWKPIPFLNLQFDTIQPGRLIAVKHVAWDSMGVLLAVAYADDTIRIYDWDSVMAACMKGNNQRQSMPGKKCHANLIVEPFLTIPFPLRFVSHLVWNPYKADELAFLSWESGRIYLFDLGEVNSWQDMTHRRQQQGHPGRTPVPHRMIETGCQGDADSSVIFVDDGDHVIVSCGDLSCYNLAKTNSTTEFWRLRWKRITSMVTISDDTILLGSSQGYFSMLNWKQVQRSSFSVKGSPTILNEWLSFRGLQTPIGAAMGIRHIRVEGRSIEAAKYAVWGRYQISWVTTGGWILSCLLEATRGKQRKSAVMYGTPKIQFLDSSGKPVAVSKAEWSLPKDRILMTGSSMGLFWEEIPQVTQRLPHHDKFVLLQHEECSVATNKPALLHMTMRERSVTRIPLSRRRGKPTSFAVHPTNEWMVFGTKCCGLYILQSKDSK; encoded by the exons ATGAAGAAGGTTatcaaagaaaaagaggCCAAAGAACGCCCCCTTACGAGCTACTTCAAGACAGTTAAGGCGGCGCTCACGGACTGTGAAAATATATCGATTTATCGGGCCAGTACGTCATTGGGAAAGCGGAAACACAATTCTAGCGTTTTGGCCGAGATATCTTCAACTAAAAGCCATTCCCCGTCAGCTAATGGTGGGGAAAACGATACCTCTTCGGTCGACCACGAGGAAAATGGGATACAAGTAGAGGCTGAGAAAAAGCCAGTGCGCATCTCTCACTGTGAAGAGGCAGGCACACATGCGCTTCCAGATTGCTTGAACGACGCCTGTCAATCGTCTATCGAAAACAAACCAACCACGGAGGAGAAACGAGAAAATCTCACAGCGGACGCCATTGCGCTTAAACATCTGCCTTCGGCAAGAATAGGAAAGAACCTGCGCTGTACCACTTCCAAAAACTTGGCCCATCATATCCTGGATAGGTCGGTGCACGGAAGACAGGTCAAAGTGTCGGCACGAAATATTTCCTGGAAGCCGATTCCGTTTCTCAATCTTCAGTTCGATACAATTCAACCCGGACGACTCATTGCTGTCAAGCACGTTGCCTGGGACAGCATGGGCGTGCTGTTGGCCGTAGCCTATGCAGACGATACAATACGCATTTATGACTGGGATTCAGTAATGGCCGCCTGCATGAAAGGCAACAACCAACGGCAGAGTATGCCAGGAAAAAAATGCCACGCAAATCTGATCGTAGAACCGTTTCTAACTATACCTTTTCCGCTTCGTTTCGTGTCTCATCTGGTATGGAATCCATACAAGGCCGATGAGCTAGCCTTTCTCTCGTG GGAATCCGGTCGAATCTACCTCTTCGACTTGGGAGAAGTCAATAGTTGGCAAGACATGACTCatcgacgacagcaacaaggacatcCTGGAAGAACACCTGTCCCACATCGAATGATTGAAACAGGCTGTCAAGGAGACGCCGATTCTTCAGTCATTTTCGTTGACGACGGCGATCATGTCATTGTGAGCTGCGGGGATTTGTCTTGCTACAATTTGGCAAAAACGAACTCTACGACGGAATTTTGGCGCCTCCGCTGGAAAAGGATTACATCTATGGTTACAATTTCTGACGACACCATCTTATTAGGATCTTCACAGGGTTACTTTTCTATGCTCAACTGGAAGCAAGTGCAGCGATCGTCGTTTTCAGTCAAGGGAAGCCCGACCATTTTGAATGAATGGCTTTCATTTCGTGGTCTTCAAACTCCAATTGGAGCAGCCATGGGAATTCGACACATACGTGTTGAGGGAAGGTCTATCGAGGCAGCAAAATATGCAGTCTGGGGCCGATACCAAATATCTTGGGTGACTACGGGTGGCTGGATTCTTTCGTGTTTGCTTGAAGCAACAAGAGGCAAGCAAAGGAAAAGTGCAGTCATGTACGGAACACCGAAAATTCAGTTTTTGGACTCTAGTGGCAAACCAGTGGCAGTCTCTAAAGCGGAATGGAGCCTTCCAAAGGACAGAATTCTAATGACTGGATCCTCGATGGGACTCTTTTGGGAGGAGATTCCACAGGTGACACAAAGGTTGCCACACCATGACAAATTCGTTCTACTCCAGCATGAAGAGTGTTCTGTAGCGACCAACAAGCCAGCTTTACTTCATATGACAATGCGTGAAAGATCCGTTACACGTATTCCGCTTTCTAGAAGAAGAGGGAAACCAACATCTTTTGCAGTACATCCTACTAATGAATGGATGGTTTTTGGAACAAAATGTTGCGGTTTGTACATCCTTCAGTCGAAAGATTCCAAATGA
- the CPD1 gene encoding cyclobutane pyrimidine dimer 1 (Putative CPD Photolyase) has translation MDVIWLKRDLRLTDHGPLAAVAQRKDRDVCILYLYEPDQLAEPSVHGSHVLFANEGLVDLDTKLSNLRRLSSGQNAAASKSFGSLTVCHCEVIQALQAIHAQKKIARLLAHMETGHMRSYARDKRVRKWCRDRKIPFVELPQTGVSRCLTNRDDFHRNLQMFLKKKQYRTPTALECNIVIDLELPGRSMEPLFAELIEIPLEQRVDRTERQQGGETTALEILRSFLYHRGVGFSKGISSPNSSWTSCSRLSPYLTWGQISLRHVVQALQERQAQLKTQKCRSDDRWLRSFTAFSSRVHWRSHFIQKLESEPEMEQRDVNAAFQPLRRQPGDWNECYYQAWSTGNTGYPMMDACMRCLHRHGWVNFRMRAMLVSFASYNLWLDWHRFAPHLARVFLDYEPGIHYPQIQMQSGTTGINALRCYSVTKQGKEHDPRGIFVRKYIPELQSVPNDYIHEPWKMSKSMQAKCGVHIGEHYPAPIVNEQETAKSAKERIAAVRRRNETQEASRKVYEKHGSR, from the coding sequence ATGGATGTGATCTGGCTTAAGCGGGACTTGCGCCTTACAGATCACGGCCCACTGGCGGCTGTGGCCCAACGCAAAGACCGAGATGTCTGTATACTCTACTTGTACGAACCCGATCAGCTGGCAGAACCAAGCGTTCACGGATCCCACGTACTATTTGCTAATGAAGGGCTAGTAGACTTAGATACGAAGTTGTCGAATCTTCGAAGGTTGTCGTCTGGCCAAAACGCTGCGGCCAGCAAAAGCTTTGGTTCGTTGACAGTCTGCCACTGCGAGGTAATCCAGGCTCTACAAGCTATTCATGCGCAAAAGAAAATAGCGAGGCTACTGGCACATATGGAGACCGGACACATGCGGTCCTATGCTCGCGATAAACGAGTTCGAAAATGGTGTAGGGATAGAAAAATACCTTTCGTGGAGTTGCCTCAAACGGGTGTGTCACGATGCCTTACGAATCGCGACGACTTTCATCGCAATCTGCAAAtgtttttgaagaagaaacagtATCGCACACCAACAGCCCTCGAATGCAACATAGTCATCGATTTAGAATTACCAGGAAGAAGCATGGAGCCCTTGTTCGCCGAGTTGATCGAGATTCCTTTAGAGCAGAGAGTCGACCGTACAGAACGCCAGCAAGGAGGGGAAACAACAGCATTGGAAATCCTCCGGTCTTTTCTTTACCATCGAGGAGTAGGATTTTCAAAAGGAATTTCGTCACCCAATTCTTCGTGGACGTCATGCAGTCGGCTTTCCCCGTACCTTACATGGGGCCAAATTTCCTTAAGACACGTAGTACAAGCACTCCAGGAACGTCAAGCTCAGCTGAAGACGCAGAAATGTCGATCTGATGATCGCTGGTTGCGCTCCTTTACTGCGTTCTCATCTCGCGTGCACTGGCGATCGCACTTTATTCAAAAGCTCGAGTCGGAACCGGAAATGGAACAACGCGACGTAAATGCAGCCTTTCAACCACTCCGTCGACAACCCGGCGATTGGAATGAATGCTACTATCAGGCTTGGTCAACTGGAAACACAGGCTATCCAATGATGGACGCATGTATGCGCTGTTTGCACCGACATGGTTGGGTCAACTTTCGAATGCGGGCCATGCTGGTTTCATTCGCAAGCTACAATTTGTGGCTGGATTGGCATCGGTTCGCTCCCCACTTGGCTCGCGTTTTTCTAGACTATGAACCGGGAATTCATTATCCGCAAATTCAAATGCAGTCGGGTACAACAGGTATTAACGCCTTGCGCTGTTATTCTGTAACAAAACAAGGAAAAGAGCACGATCCTCGAGGAATTTTCGTTCGCAAGTACATTCCTGAACTCCAGTCCGTACCAAATGACTACATTCACGAGCCTTGGAAGATGTCTAAATCTATGCAGGCCAAGTGCGGCGTTCACATTGGCGAACACTATCCCGCACCTATTGTGAATGAACAGGAAACAGCGAAAAGCGCCAAAGAACGCATCGCTGCCGTCcgtcgaagaaacgaaacTCAGGAGGCCTCACGAAAGGTTTACGAAAAGCATGGGAGCCGT
- a CDS encoding prohibitin-like protein (Prohibitin-like Protein, used in cell defense) — protein NSVYTVQGGHRAVVFNRLVGMKETVYGEGLNFNIPWLERPIIYDIRTRPVNLQTLTGSKDLQMVTIAIRVLHKPNPNQLVWIYRMLGINYDERVLPSIMNECAKAVVARYNANELLTKRDVVSKEISFDLEKRARIFNIQLEDVAITHLAFSPEYARAVEAKQVAQQDAERAKYIVLGAQQEKKTIITKARGEAESAELIGTAVRQNPGFMKLRRIDAARDIADIVASSGNKVYLNADSLLLNL, from the coding sequence AACTCCGTCTACACCGTGCAAGGTGGACACCGTGCCGTAGTTTTCAACCGGCTGGTAGGTATGAAAGAAACCGTCTACGGCGAAGGTTTGAATTTCAACATTCCCTGGTTGGAACGTCCCATCATCTACGATATTCGGACGCGTCCCGTGAATTTGCAAACGCTCACCGGTAGCAAGGATTTGCAAATGGTCACGATTGCGATTCGTGTTTTGCACAAACCCAATCCCAACCAACTCGTTTGGATTTATCGCATGCTTGGAATCAACTACGACGAGCGCGTCTTGCCTTCGATCATGAATGAATGTGCCAAAGCTGTCGTGGCACGCTACAACGCCAACGAGCTCCTCACCAAGCGTGACGTGGTGAGCAAAGAAATTTCGTTCGACTTGGAGAAACGCGCCCGTATCTTTAATATTCAGCTCGAGGATGTCGCTATTACCCACTTGGCATTTTCGCCTGAGTACGCGCGGGCTGTAGAAGCCAAGCAAGTTGCGCAGCAGGATGCTGAACGTGCCAAGTACATCGTGCTCGGTGCCCAGCAGGAGAAGAAAACCATCATTACCAAGGCTCGTGGAGAAGCCGAGTCGGCGGAATTGATTGGTACCGCAGTGCGCCAGAATCCGGGCTTTATGAAACTTCGACGTATTGATGCCGCTCGGGATATTGCAGATATTGTGGCTTCTAGCGGCAACAAGGTATATTTGAACGCTGATTCGCTCTTGTTGAACCTT
- a CDS encoding predicted protein — MHTKINPDRYLPIKTMSAEEESRLQHRKKMIQQTWRAVEFGLDVDCTRIFYTELFRKYPSVQPMFQHSNMEVQAQKLYEVIRVAVRFLDNVQELIPVLKDLGMRHAKHYGVLREHYDAVTEVFISVLNNYILTELDCGNAGIWAMEVADAWHWVLTFIGNTMADAGDQAMVKDVTPNSLANVPTASVVSARKGEDAPVENVV, encoded by the coding sequence ATGCACACCAAGATCAACCCCGACCGCTACCTACCGATAAAGACCATGTCGGCCGAGGAAGAATCTCGTCTCCAGCACCGTAAAAAGATGATTCAACAAACCTGGCGAGCGGTAGAATTTGGATTGGATGTAGACTGCACCCGTATATTTTACACTGAACTATTCCGCAAGTATCCATCCGTTCAACCTATGTTTCAACATAGCAATATGGAAGTCCAGGCTCAAAAGCTGTACGAAGTAATCCGCGTCGCGGTGCGTTTTCTTGACAACGTGCAAGAACTTATACCTGTATTGAAAGACCTAGGGATGCGGCACGCGAAGCACTACGGAGTATTGCGTGAGCACTACGATGCCGTCACAGAAGTCTTCATTTCTGTATTGAACAACTATATTCTCACCGAGCTGGATTGCGGGAACGCTGGTATCTGGGCAATGGAGGTGGCGGATGCATGGCACTGGGTGCTGACGTTTATAGGGAACACGATGGCGGATGCCGGAGATCAAGCAATGGTCAAAGATGTGACACCGAATTCTCTAGCCAATGTGCCGACTGCAAGTGTCGTTAGTGCTCGGAAGGGAGAAGACGCTCCCGTAGAGAACGTTGTGTGA
- a CDS encoding predicted protein translates to MNRLASRNRGSSFQGQLEAVMEVDLPCTNMNTGSKSPPTSSFRINPVTPSSRTVVAEKSAILRRLQGLPESVQDDNDTVMSSATTSSRKSWWGRRSGAGVVRGGNASSAASVNASMRNTKKSKPEKQKVEAGKGFRSRFRLQGAHSSRDPASSTKTNKKKAPQVDSDQLVMDFFDVQSIVSEPHFAPFVKSARTRDPTETHSVTSQRSIGSFFMRFRERNNREEAILATEITAHHDEEDEVDDDITLASGLLSSSGSYGFIRDEDYSDGDFSAFVQPEPKPGQHDSSLPKDPKASRLGHLFGRKKRFRRPRRGSGDSSASSVTDGNGSLANGAVATTSTNALHSTKGRNSMHSGGTDSPTESEDLEIEEEELEKLLEISNHIASNSNRENVARPIPVSEKRLTAFLAAAEAASTRPSVSNTIANYEIAPPPVLSNKQESKQAKDGMKFAKSARKAAKEALSAAKEAKAAKEAVNFANDDVFMPIIEEIEEDAEDISSQILCKQTPDRWSPSPTPDVNSGSYAPKRPHRRIPEGDVGANKNKDWRAQVFSHVTCSNDVHCDGVEEEKATESCSFMPDEDDDSESVFSLLSGLMATWVAEQAQEEFKQDGIVPFLQLRSCLKQGGPIDNARLCYRVSFAKIEIREYERTVGDNPACGSGPPITIGWGYVPGVEANIEEYEATRVPRTKKQYYLPPAKRIHLLTQEWQCTEEQIRKARREATYIQYCREKTAFSKADKEAAFLRKAQRRQPITNNASWPTSDTKRAVSAPQSPVLPGMSLV, encoded by the coding sequence ATGAATCGGTTGGCCTCCCGTAATCGAGGCTCATCGTTCCAAGGTCAGCTTGAGGCCGTTATGGAGGTGGACCTTCCTTGCACAAACATGAATACGGGAAGCAAATCTCCACCTACCTCTTCTTTCCGAATCAATCCCGTGACCCCTTCGTCGAGAACGGTGGTCGCTGAGAAGAGTGCCATTTTGAGAAGACTACAAGGTCTTCCCGAATCTGTTCAGGACGATAACGACACGGTAATGTCTTCCGCAACAACTTCTTCCAGGAAGTCGTGGTGGGGACGACGCTCCGGAGCAGGAGTTGTACGTGGCGGTAACGCGAGTTCTGCTGCTAGCGTTAACGCCAGTATGCGAAACACGAAGAAATCCAAGCctgaaaagcaaaaagtgGAAGCAGGCAAAGGGTTTCGAAGTCGGTTCAGGCTGCAAGGAGCTCATAGTTCCCGCGACCCTGCATCGAGTACCAAGaccaacaaaaagaaggcgCCTCAAGTAGACAGCGATCAACTTGTCATGGACTTCTTCGATGTACAAAGTATTGTATCGGAACCGCACTTTGCACCGTTCGTAAAGTCGGCACGGACGCGGGATCCAACCGAAACCCATTCGGTCACATCGCAACGATCAATTGGGAGCTTTTTCATGCGCTTCCGCGAACGAAATAATCGTGAAGAAGCTATATTGGCCACAGAAATTACGGCTCATCacgatgaagaggacgaagtCGATGATGATATTACCCTCGCTTCCGGGCTGCTGTCAAGTAGCGGCTCATATGGTTTTATACGCGATGAGGACTATTCGGATGGAGACTTTTCGGCATTTGTCCAACCCGAACCAAAACCCGGACAGCACGACTcgtctttgccaaaagaCCCGAAAGCTTCCCGTCTAGGGCATTTATTTGGTCGTAAGAAGAGATTCCGTAGGCCACGTCGAGGCTCGGGAGATAGCAGCGCTTCCTCTGTGACTGATGGCAACGGTAGTCTTGCTAATGGAGCAGTTGCCACAACTTCCACCAACGCTCTGCATTCTACAAAGGGTCGTAACAGTATGCACAGCGGCGGTACCGATTCTCCTACTGAATCAGAGGATCTTGAAAttgaggaagaagagttgGAAAAGCTATTGGAGATCTCGAATCACATCGCGAGCAATTCTAACCGTGAAAATGTGGCTCGTCCTATTCCCGTTTCCGAAAAGAGACTTACTGCATTCCTGGCAGCGGCAGAAGCTGCTAGCACCCGACCGTCCGTCTCCAATACCATTGCAAACTACGAAATCGCTCCTCCGCCGGTCCTCAGCAACAAGCAAGAAAGCAAGCAGGCTAAGGATGGTATGAAATTTGCCAAAAGTGCACGAAAAGCAGCAAAGGAAGCTCTTAGCgcagcaaaagaagcaaaggCGGCCAAAGAAGCGGTGAATTTCGCAAACGATGATGTCTTCATGCCAATCATTGAAGAAATCGAGGAAGACGCGGAGGATATCTCCTCCCAGATTCTTTGCAAGCAAACACCAGATCGGTGGTCTCCCTCGCCAACACCTGATGTCAATTCTGGATCTTATGCACCAAAGCGACCACATCGACGAATACCCGAGGGGGATGTTGGTGCAAACAAGAATAAGGATTGGCGCGCTCAAGTGTTCAGCCATGTCACTTGTTCCAACGACGTTCACTGTGATGGAgtagaagaagagaaagcaACTGAGTCTTGCTCCTTCATGCcggacgaggacgacgacagtgagTCGGTATTTTCGCTGCTTAGTGGTCTCATGGCAACCTGGGTTGCCGAGCAAGCTCAGGAAGAGTTCAAGCAAGATGGGATCGTTCCATTCCTGCAATTGCGAAGTTGCCTCAAGCAAGGCGGACCTATTGACAACGCCCGCCTGTGCTACCGAGTCAGTTTTGCCAAGATTGAGATTCGGGAGTACGAACGCACGGTTGGCGATAATCCTGCCTGTGGCTCCGGTCCTCCTATCACCATTGGATGGGGTTACGTTCCCGGGGTAGAAGCCAACATTGAAGAATACGAAGCCACGAGAGTGCCAAGGACCAAGAAGCAATACTATTTGCCACCCGCCAAACGTATACACTTGCTTACTCAAGAATGGCAATGTACCGAAGAGCAAATTCGAAAAGCCCGACGAGAGGCAACGTACATCCAATATTGCCGTGAGAAGACAGCCTTTTCGAAAGCTGACAAGGAAGCTGCCTTTTTGCGCAAGGCACAGCGACGGCAACCAATTACCAACAACGCTAGCTGGCCTACATCAGATACCAAGCGAGCAGTGTCGGCACCACAGTCACCAGTGCTGCCGGGCATGAGCCTGGTTTAG